One region of Trichoderma breve strain T069 chromosome 7 map unlocalized scaffold00007, whole genome shotgun sequence genomic DNA includes:
- a CDS encoding translationally controlled tumor protein domain-containing protein, giving the protein MLIYKDLITDDEIISDSYDLKEVDGIVYEADCAMITEGAVNVDTGANASAEEAEEGLEDAEVKVNNIVHSFRLQSTSFDKKGYLAYLKGYMKAVKAGLQAKGAPAEEITAFEKGAQTYVKEKLLPNFKDFEFYTGESMNPDGMIVLLNYREDGVTPYVIVWKHGLTEMKV; this is encoded by the exons ATGCTTATCTACAAG GACCTCATCACCGACGACGAGATCATCTCGGACTCGTATGACCTCAAGGAGGTCGATGGCATCGTCTACGAGGCCGACTGCGCCATGATTACCGAGGGCGCCGTCAACGTCG ACACTGGTGCCAACGCTTCCGCtgaggaggccgaggagggtcttgaggatgccgaggTCAAGGTCAACAACATCGTCCACTCTTTCCGTCTCCAGTCCACTAGCTTCGACAAGAAGGGCTACCTGGCCTACCTCAAGG GCTACATGAAGGCTGTCAAGGCTGGCCTCCAGGCCAAGGGTGCTCCTGCTGAGGAGATCACCGCTTTCGAGAAGGGTGCCCAGACCTacgtcaaggagaagctgctgccCAACTTCAAGGACTTTGAGTTCTACACTGGCGAGTCCATGAACCCCGATGGAAT GATCGTCCTCCTCAACTACCGTGAGGATGGTGTCACCCCCTATGTCATCGTCTGGAAGCACGGTCTCACTGAGATGAAGGTCTAA